ACCGACCACAGTACCATGCATTAACTATCACGATGTTATGCTTTAAAATTTCATAACGGTGACACCAATCTCCGTGAGAAATCTCAACCAACTCTACCCTGATGGCAAGCACGGGAATCAGCAGTATGTGGCTTAAAAGTCACTCATGCAACAACTTGTAACACTGACCCTTCTGGCAAATATCGCACAGGATCATGTAAACTCTTCAACGGAAGTAAATGGACACAAGAGGAATGTCCACATCATTGTCATCGTCATCCTCACAGGCCACCACGACATCCAGATGGCGGCGATAAGAGGGCACCtccaccttggccacctccCTTGCCACATCCACGACCTTCTTGTCCAGCCGCTCCTTGTGCCTGGGGAACATGGAGTTGTACAGCAGTGAGGTGCCCCAGGATATGCTGTAAGCATTCAAACCCTTCTCCTTGAGCCACTCTAGGAGCTCCCTTAGCGTGATGTTGCCAGTTATGGTCCAGCGGTCCCACACGGTCCAGGACATGTCCTGGTGCTTGATGGTCTTGGGTGGCACAGGCTCCGCCACGGAGAAGAGGGGGATTGCGAGGTTTGCAAATGTGTTCCGGTAGTCTTCAACCTTGTGACCCCCAGCGAGGACTTTGTAAAGCTCCAGGCAGACAAGGCCGGTGGCCATTGCGGTCGAGGTGGCAATGGCTGGGATGATCCTTCCAGCTATGAACTTTGCCTTCAGCTTGTCAACTTCAGGGATGCTGTAGTTCCGTGCCCGCATGTTAGCAAAGCCAGCTATCAAGTCCATATGGAAATTGGTGTCATCATCCTGCATATAAAAGAATTAGCTCAGCATTCTCAATCTCAAGACAATTCACTGATTTCTAAATATGTAGCATGAGTGTTAATTCTAGAGACATGTTCTCGTGAGTGAGTGTTAATTCTAGAGACATGTTCTCGTGATCAATTGGACACACTGACCTTCTCAAACTGTATTGGGTTCATGTGGAATCCTGGTGGCAATGTTTTGGAAATTGCTTCCAACTTTGCAATAAGCTCTTCAATGACGGCAGCATCATCAACAGATGCAGAGGATAGGCTAGTAGCCTTTTCATCTGTCTCTATTTTAACCCCCTGTTTTGGTTGGAAATCAGGTACGATGACCTTGTCAACAGCTTCAGCCAGTTTTTTTGGGTTTTTGGCCCAATCAGGTATGGGTATTCCAAATGTCTCCGCCCTTAATATCGAGGCAGCCAACAGAAAGTTGAGGTGGCTTGGGTCAGCAGATGAGAACTCCAGAGGTCGCGGGAACCGCTTAGGAGCAGACCAGAAAGGAGCACCAGAGCTTGTCATTGCGTCTTCAGGGAAGGTAAACGTCAGCTGCTTCACACGGTTGGCGAAATAGTCCTCAAACCTAAAATAAGCCATCAACAGAAAACAGAGCAAGAAACATTAGATCTATAATTCAACAGGAGCACTGTGAAATAGAAGCCAGATGGCATAATAAAACACTTTTGACGTCGTATTCCCCACATTTAAGAACTTGCATGCTCATTGTAATACAACGTATAAACGTGAAACTAAGCTGGTGTATGAAGCTCCAAAATGGACCATAACAAATTGTGCAAAAGAGACAAACTTACTTAAGCCGAGCCCAGGTAATACAATCTTGGAATGTCTCACACTTGTCTCTGTCAAGGCATTCAATAACTCGCTCAAGTTGATCCCTAGCCTGTGCATCACCAGCAGTTCTCGCAGCAGTGGCATATCCACTAGGATTTGACAGGAACGCGTTTACTTCAGTGGGAGTCTTCTCTAGTAGACCCTCAAACTCAGACCTTGCCCACGTTAGGCAGTGATCAATATTATGAGGAAATGAATGTACAGTGCACATAGGCGCCTGCTTTTCAGGTGGATCTCTGGATGCCCCATAGTTTTCTGTTAGGTGAGGAATGACCATCTGCGTGTTGCACTTAGCACCCAGAGTCCCAGATTCAAGAAGTGGCTTCTGGAAATACACACACCTGGAGTCAATGTACATTCTTGCAGTCACATTGTCCAAGGCATTGACAACAGCATCCAAGCTCTCCCAAAAGGCATCATTAAACACATTTTCAGTCTCAGGACTTGCCCTGTTCTGAAGGGCCTCAACATGAAGCTTAGGATTAATTGCcatagcagcagtagcagcaactGTGGACTTGGGCTGCCCAATGTTCCAGTCACGGAAGAGGAACTGGCGACTGAGATTGCTCTTTTCTATAACATCATCATCTGTCACAGTCAGCTTCCCATTCTCACTGCAAGAAATGCCCATTAATGCAAGGTTCTTCAAAAATTCACATCCAAGAGCCCCAGAACCAACCATGAATATTTTTGACTGCTCCAGTTTCTTTTGAAGCTTAGCCCCAAATACACTAATTTGTGCATCGTATCTACTGTTC
This genomic interval from Panicum virgatum strain AP13 chromosome 8K, P.virgatum_v5, whole genome shotgun sequence contains the following:
- the LOC120643380 gene encoding ubiquitin-activating enzyme E1 2-like, with protein sequence MLPRKRGVDAGEVQDLHNKAPRPAAPAPAQDDPMAARAPEIDEDLHSRQLAVYGRETMKRLFGSNVLVSGLQGLGAEIAKNLVLAGVKSVTLHDDGKVDLWDLSSNFFLSEKDVGQNRAQACVPKLQELNNAVIISTITGDLTKEQLSNFQAVVFTDISIEKAVEFDDYCHSHQPPIAFIKSEVRGLFGSVFCDFGPEFTVLDVDGEEPHTGIVASISNDNPALVSCVDDERLEFQDGDLVIFSEVHGMTELNDGKPRKIKSARPYSFTLEEDTTSYGTYIRGGIVTQVKPPKVLKFKTLKEAIKEPGEFLMSDFSKFDRPPLLHLAFQALDKFRTELLRFPIAGSADDAQKLIDFAISINESLGESKVEETDKKLLQHFASGSRAVLNPMAAMFGGIVGQEVVKACSGKFHPLYQFFYFDSVESLPVEPLEASDLKPENSRYDAQISVFGAKLQKKLEQSKIFMVGSGALGCEFLKNLALMGISCSENGKLTVTDDDVIEKSNLSRQFLFRDWNIGQPKSTVAATAAMAINPKLHVEALQNRASPETENVFNDAFWESLDAVVNALDNVTARMYIDSRCVYFQKPLLESGTLGAKCNTQMVIPHLTENYGASRDPPEKQAPMCTVHSFPHNIDHCLTWARSEFEGLLEKTPTEVNAFLSNPSGYATAARTAGDAQARDQLERVIECLDRDKCETFQDCITWARLKFEDYFANRVKQLTFTFPEDAMTSSGAPFWSAPKRFPRPLEFSSADPSHLNFLLAASILRAETFGIPIPDWAKNPKKLAEAVDKVIVPDFQPKQGVKIETDEKATSLSSASVDDAAVIEELIAKLEAISKTLPPGFHMNPIQFEKDDDTNFHMDLIAGFANMRARNYSIPEVDKLKAKFIAGRIIPAIATSTAMATGLVCLELYKVLAGGHKVEDYRNTFANLAIPLFSVAEPVPPKTIKHQDMSWTVWDRWTITGNITLRELLEWLKEKGLNAYSISWGTSLLYNSMFPRHKERLDKKVVDVAREVAKVEVPSYRRHLDVVVACEDDDDNDVDIPLVSIYFR